One window from the genome of Cricetulus griseus strain 17A/GY chromosome 2, alternate assembly CriGri-PICRH-1.0, whole genome shotgun sequence encodes:
- the Plk3 gene encoding serine/threonine-protein kinase PLK3 isoform X2, translating into MEPAAGLLSPRPFPRAAAPPAPPAGPGPPSSASPRSEPEVLAGSPAPDPGRLITDACSGRTYIKGRLLGKGGFARCYEATDTETGVAYAVKIIPQSRVAKPHQREKILNEIELHRDLQHRHIVRFSHHFEDADNIYIFLELCSRKSLAHIWKARHTLLEPEVRYYLRQILSGLKYLHQRGILHRDLKLGNFFITDNMELKVGDFGLASRLEPPEQRKKTICGTPNYVAPEVLLRQGHGPEADVWSLGCVMYTLLCGRPPFETADLKETYRCIKQVHYTLPASLSLPARQLLAAILRASPQDRPSIEQILRHDFFTKGYTPDRLPVNSCVTVPDLTPPNPARSLFAKVTKSLFGRKKNKNKNHSEERDNVSCLVSGLMRTSIGHPDVRPEAPAAAGLAPVSLVETAAEDSSPRGTLASSGDGFEEGLTVATVVESALCALRNCVAFMPPAEQNPAPLAQPEPLVWVSKWVDYSNKFGFGYQLSSRRVAVLFNDGTHMALSANRKIVHYNPTSTKHFSFSVGSVPRALQPQLGILRYFASYMEQHLMKGGDLPSVEEVEVPAPPLLLQWVKTDQALLMLFSDGTVQVNFYGDHTKLILSGWEPLLVTFVARNRSACTYLASHLRQLGCSPDLRQRLRYALHLLRDRNPA; encoded by the exons ATGGAGCCCGCCGCCGGCCTCTTGTCCCCGCGCCCCTTCCCGCGCGCGGCCGCCCCGCCCGCGCCCCCCGCTGGTCCGGGGCCGCCTTCTAGTGCCTCACCGCGGTCGGAGCCTGAGGTGCTGGCCGGGTCACCGGCGCCGGACCCGGGTCGCCTCATCACCGATGCGTGCAGCGGCCGTACCTACATCAAGGGCCGCTTGTTGGGCAAG GGGGGCTTCGCCCGCTGCTATGAAGCCACTGACACCGAGACCGGTGTAGCCTACGCGGTCAAAATCATCCCGCAGAGCCGCGTGGCCAAGCCGCATCAGCGCGAGAAG ATCCTAAACGAGATCGAGTTGCACCGAGACCTACAGCACCGCCATATCGTTCGCTTTTCGCACCATTTCGAGGATGCTGACAACATATACATTTTCTTGGAGCTCTGTAGCCGAAAG TCCCTGGCCCACATCTGGAAGGCCCGGCACACCCTGTTGGAGCCAGAGGTTCGCTACTACCTGCGCCAGATCCTTTCAGGCCTCAAGTACTTGCACCAGAGGGGTATCTTGCACAGAGACCTCAAGCTGG GAAATTTTTTCATCACGGATAACATGGAGCTGAAGGTGGGGGATTTTGGGCTGGCATCTCGGTTAGAGCCCCCTGAGCAGAGAAAAAA GACCATCTGTGGCACTCCCAACTATGTGGCCCCAGAAGTGCTGCTGAGACAAGGCCATGGCCCCGAGGCAGACGTGTGGTCACTTGGTTGTGTCAT GTACACACTCCTATGTGGGAGGCCCCCATttgagacagctgacctgaaggaAACATACCGCTGCATCAAGCAGGTTCATTACACGCTGCCTGCCAGCCTCTCACTGCCAGCCCGTCAGCTCCTGGCTGCCATCCTTCGGGCTTCACCCCAAGACCGCCCCTCTATTGAACAGATCCTGCGCCATGACTTCTTTACAAAG GGCTACACCCCTGATCGGCTCCCTGTCAACAGCTGTGTGACAGTCCCAGATCTGACACCCCCCAACCCGGCAAGGAGTCTGTTTGCCAAAGTTACCAAGAGCCTGTTTGGCAGGAAAAAGAACAAGA ATAAGAACCATTCTGAGGAACGGGATAATGTCTCCTGCTTGGTGAGCGGCCTGATGCGCACATCCATCGGTCATCCAGATGTCAGGCCTGAG GCTCCAGCAGCTGCAGGTCTGGCCCCTGTCAGCTTGGTAGAAACAGCTGCTGAGGACAGCTCACCCCGTGGGACACTGGCAAGCAGTGGAGATG GATTTGAAGAAGGTTTGACTGTGGCCACAGTGGTAGAGTCTGCCCTCTGTGCACTGAGGAACTGTGTGGCCTTCATGCCCCCAG CGGAACAGAACCCAGCTCCTCTAGCACAGCCAGAGCCTCTGGTGTGGGTCAGCAAGTGGGTTGACTACTCCAACAAGTTTGGCTTTGGGTATCAGCTGTCCAGCCGCCGTGTAGCCGTGCTCTTCAACGATGGCACACACATGGCCCTGTCAGCCAATAGAAA GATTGTACACTACAACCCCACCAGCACGAagcacttctccttctctgtggGTTCTGTACCTCGTGCTCTGCAGCCTCAGCTGGGCATCCTGCGGTATTTCGCCTCCTACATGGAGCAGCACCTCATGAAG GGCGGAGACCTGCCCAGTGTGGAAGAGGTAGAGGTGCCTGCCCCGCCCTTGTTGTTGCAGTGGGTCAAGACTGATCAGGCCCTACTCATGCTGTTTAGTGATGGCACTGTGCAG GTGAACTTCTATGGGGACCACACAAAGTTGATCCTCAGTGGCTGGGAGCCTCTCCTTGTGACTTTTGTGGCTCGAAACCGCAGTGCTTGTACTTACCTCGCTTCCCACCTCCGGCAGCTGGGCTGCTCCCCGGACCTGCGGCAGCGACTGCGCTACGCACTGCACCTGCTCAGGGATCGGAATCCTGCTTAG
- the Tctex1d4 gene encoding tctex1 domain-containing protein 4, with product MAGRTLLSGRQEEETTKDLALKLPPGKSGGHLPSIDETRPVGPGPASRRGSLLSLHPSFSRRNSLAGPLVGTGGRRPSLGPMPPFGSRVSFSGLPLVPARRMAPSYRTEPAPGERWEAASAQCVLEAALHAGLSNVCYSGSEAGKLAQALCEQIRMRVRELCLPRYKLVCSVVLGPREKQGVHVVSRALWDAVHDGLASATFTNTSLFAVATVHAVYWE from the coding sequence ATGGCTGGCAGGACTCTGCTATCTGGTCGCCAGGAAGAGGAGACTACCAAAGACCTGGCTCTGAAATTACCACCAGGGAAGTCTGGAGGTCACCTGCCCAGCATTGATGAGACCCGACCTGTAGGCCCAGGCCCAGCCTCCCGTCGTGGCTCCCTGCTGAGCCTACACCCATCCTTTTCACGCCGCAACTCACTGGCAGGACCCCTAGTAGGTACTGGAGGTCGACGACCATCCCTGGGCCCAATGCCCCCTTTTGGTTCACGAGTTAGCTTTTCTGGGCTACCTCTGGTGCCTGCCCGTAGGATGGCACCCTCATACCGCACAGAACCAGCGCCGGGGGAGCGCTGGGAAGCTGCAAGCGCTCAGTGTGTCCTGGAGGCAGCACTGCACGCAGGGCTGAGCAATGTGTGCTACTCAGGTAGTGAGGCGGGGAAACTGGCACAGGCGCTGTGTGAACAGATACGCATGCGTGTGCGGGAGCTCTGCCTACCCCGCTACAAACTGGTATGCAGTGTGGTGCTGGGGCCACGCGAGAAACAGGGCGTGCACGTGGTCAGCCGCGCACTGTGGGATGCTGTGCACGATGGATTGGCCTCTGCTACCTTCACCAACACTTCACTGTTTGCCGTGGCTACTGTCCACGCGGTCTACTGGGAATGA